The Gorilla gorilla gorilla isolate KB3781 chromosome 23, NHGRI_mGorGor1-v2.1_pri, whole genome shotgun sequence genomic interval ttaaaaaggaaacaaagctgCATGCAACAGCTTGAAATTGTATATTCAGGTATTAAAGGTGCAATACTGGTTAGAAAAAACTCAAGGCCTCCCACTGGGGAGCtgcctttatttaattttaaagaaaacaaaatctaacCCAAAAAGTCCAATTCAtatttccctctcccctctttaaGTAATTTTACATGGCCATAGTCATTATTCTAACTGATATGTCTATAAAGTTGCACCCCCAGTCCGTTGAGCCTTGGTATTTGTTGTAAATTCTCCTTTCACAGCGATTGTTAAATCTATTCGTGCCCTGAGATGTATGGCTTTATGCTGAAGATTGGCTGGATGCGTCCTCTGATGTGTGTTGTAGGAATTTAATGTGGTTGTCTCCTGCTTTTATTATACTGTGACTTGTTAGGAAACCCTGGGCCTCATTTGGCTCTCCCTTGGGAGAGGTTGAGGGtgcacctttatgaacatggaaaggttTATCACAGCAGTTAACCCCCACTTGCTCCTCCCCTCTATACCAAGCTCTTCTGGTTTTTCACCTGACGGGGTGGGTGTTTGGGATctattttttcttgctaatttgccAAGTATTGCACTATTAATACCAGCCCCCGAAATGAAAGGAACCAACCACACTGGTGTGTACAATCAGACAAGCAAGGTTGTATATTGAGGAAATTTGAGCAAGCTGCCCTGAAGAAAGGCATAGTGACAAGATGAGAGAGATGCATTGTTTGGAGATGTGTTTAGCCAGTGCCCTTCTTCCCCACGAGCCCCCCCAAGGCTCAGAGCGGTACTGGCTTTTAAAGGGAAAGGCCTTCATTTCTTCGTTTATCCCCCCAGCAGCGCTGGAGAGCGAGGTGGCTTCAATAAGCCTGGTGGTAAGTTTTTGAGTATTACCATAgatagtgtttaaaaaaaaatgcagtcagTTTTTagaaaactataatttttttattagtttcATAAGTGGTTTAAAAATGATCTATACAAAAGAGACTAATGGGTACTGCCGGCATTGTCTTAGGGGTAATAAGGTTAACCTATGGTTACAAAACAAAGGGTAACTTGAAGTATTGAGTAACTGCTTCTGTAATATGGgggagaataaatttttaaatttggtttatTTAGAGGAAAAATTTTGACTTAAATTTAACACTGATTTGGCACATAAGCATTGAGAGTGTATTTGGTTAATGGTTTAGAAGCAAACcagcaaaggaaaaaagcaaacccTAGCAAACCTTTCACAAATGTTAAAGAGACACTGCTCCATTTTAGCAGTGCGGGTCATTTTGAGTTTAATGAATCCCCATCAAATGGTGGTATAGTAGATAGCTATGTGTGTTTGTAAGGTTTGTAGCTTGCAAGACGTGcactaataatattttatatgatcTTTCCTGGTTGGCAGGACCCATGGATGAAGGACCAGATCTTGATCTAGGTAATTTTGAATTCTAGTTGTGCTTCATATCGTGCTTTATAAATTAATGGTACAGAGGTAAATGCATGCGTAGAGTTCAGCAGCCTTATAGACCAGTGTGATATTCTTGCTGTCAAGGACAGTTTGGGAAATCCTATGTGAGCATCTACTCATAATTGCCTTAAGTGAAGTAAACCAAAAGTTTGAAAGCATTCTTCTTAGTATGCTTGGTAGTTTTCTTAGATTTATGATGAATATCCTTGGGCAGTAGTGATCAGGTAGTTAAGAAACCCCTATAGATGCATGATAATAATTCTCCTGTCTTGTTGTCTCTGAAAGGCCCACCTGTAGATCCAGATGAAGACTCTGACAACAGTGCAATTTATGTACAAGGATTAAATGACAGTGTGACTCTAGATGATCTGGCAGACTTCTTTAAGCAGTGTGGGGTTGTTAAGGTCAGTAAAAGCATAACCAGGTCATCTGGCAGAACTTTAAACCACAGAGCATTTTAAAGAGATTGAATTGATGTTGAGAGTTGTTTTCTAAGGTTGCCTTTGCCTGACTTCTTTCTAGGTATCTTatggtttgttcctttttaaaaaaagattagcctttttttttttttttttttgagatggagtttccttcttggtacccaggctggagtgcaatggcgcaagtcttggctcactgcaacctccgttcaagtgaatctcctgcctcagcctcccaagtagctgggattacaggtgtgcgccaccagctAATTGTgtctttttagtaaagatggggtttcaccgtgttgggcaggcgggtctcaaactcctgacctcaggtgatctgcccaccttggcgcctcccaaagtgctgggattacagatgtgagcccctaCGCCCGGCCTTCCCTCCTCCACCCCTAGGGACAGAGTGTTgctcaacctcagcctcccaggttcaagtgattctcctaccacaGCCTCTTGAGGTAGCTGgacttacaggcacatgccaccatgcccgactaatttttatatttttagtggagatggattTTTGCCTGTTGGCcgagctggtctctaactcctggccgcctcaagtgatccacctacctcagcctcccaaattgctgggattacaagcatgagccactgcacccaacctcaaATTATTGTGTCTTTATGCTAATTCTTAATAGCTAGTAACGCAGATTTTTTCTAAAGGGATTTTTGACTGTTTTTCAGTTCTTGCTCTTCTGTATTAGAGTTAGTTTATGAACCCCATAAACCTCAAAACCTTAAAACCCCAATTGAATATTTACTAAATCTATGAAGTAATTTCAGGAGAATTTACATTTTTGTGATACTGAGTGATCTTTTTTTCCcatgaagattttatttctccatttatttgtatatttatttgcttatttatttattgagacagtctcgctgtgtcaccaggctggagtgcagtggcgcgatctcagctcactgcaacctctggctcctgggttcaagcgattgtcctgcctcagcctcctgagtagctaggattacagatgcccgccaccacacccagctaatttttgtatttttagtagagatggggtttcaccatgttggtcaggctggtcttgaactcctgacctcaggtgatctgctgcctCAACTCCCAAAGTTTTGtgattgcagacgtgagccactgcgcctggcctgtctctacttattattttattttactttgagacagtgtctcactccttCACccggctggattgcagtggcgcagtctcggcttactgtaacctctgcctcccgggtctccttgcctcagcctcccgagtagctggaattacaggcacctaccagcacccctggctaatttttgtaagtagagatgggatttcaccatgttggccaggctggtcttgaacttctgacctcacgtgatccacccacctaggcctcccaaagtgctgtgattacaggtgtgagccaccacacccagcctatttagaTCTTCAGTAAAGACTATCGATTTCCTTAAAGGTCTTGCAAATTTTACTAGTTTTACTTCTAGGTTTCGTTTATTTTCAAGTTGCTGTGGTTAATGGTCTTTGTTAAATGATACTTTTCTGGTtattactggtgtatagaaatacagttgatttggccgggcgcggtggctcacgcctgtaatcccagcactttgggaggccgaggtgggcagatcacgaggtcaggagatcgagaccatcctggccaacacgatgaaaccccatctctactataaatacaaaaaattagccaggcttggtggcgggcacctgtagtcccagctactcgggaggctgaggcgggagaatggcaagaacctgggaggtggagcttgcagtgagctgagatggcgccactgcactccagcctgggtgactgagtgagactccacctcaaaaaaaaaaaaaaaagaaagaaaaatacagttgattttgggccggcgtggtggctcatgtctgtaatcccggcactatgggaggccgaggtgggtggatcactaggtcaagagatcgagaccatcctggccaacgtggtgaaacctcgtatctactaaaaatacagaaattagccgggtgtggtgacacgcgcctgtagttGAGccactcgggagtctgaggcaggagaatcagttgatcccaggatgcagaggttgcagtgagctgagatggcgccactgcactccagcctggcgacagagcaagactcccatctcaaaaaaaaaaaggaaatacagttgATTTTGGTAAATCTTATATAAGGTGATTTCTCCCTActtgtaggtgtgtgtgtgcacagataTCACACAGACCTCAAAAGTAAAATGCTTTTAGTGTCTACTGTCATATTCTACCCTGTGCAAGACTCcttcttgtttgcttttttgttttgagttggagtcttgctctgttgcccagactggagtgcagtggcacaatttcagctcactgcaacctccgcctcctgggttcaagcctcaagcctcttgagtagctgggattacaggcttaagcatattaaaaagactgctttttaatatgtatataacatGTAGTTTATTGAGGAATGTGGAGTTTATCCTGGTTAAGAAAGTAGTATTTACCAtcaaaattttggaaataaagatgttaaaatAGATTTCCAagctggatacagtggctcacatgtgtaatcctagcactttgggaggccaaggcaggaggatcccaaggattgcttgagcccaggagtttgagaccagcctggacaacagagtgagactctgtctcacaaaaaagaaaaaaatgtatttccacaTTATTCATACCACAgttttgccatattttcttttcagtttttaggTATCACGTTCCTTTTTTTAAGTCAGAGGTATCAATATATATATCCTGTTGTCATCTTTTTTAAGTCCTATAAATAGATTGCTCTTGTGTTACTGGATATATGTAAACAATTACAGACTAAACTgattgtgtgcatatataatgCAAAAAAGTACACGTGAAGATATTCTTATACAAGGTAGCTCCTGAATTCAAGTCAACCACATCTGATATTCAGCTGAAAGACTAGTCATCTGTTCTAACTGGAGGAAGTAGTGGCTGTGTTAGACTAACCAAGAATCCCTGTAGTTCACTCACAGCCTGTACACTGTCCTTCACGGTTTAAGGATAATTTTCTTTATGCCAGTCACGTCTTATGTGGTGGTATCAAAGTCTGACTACCCCTACGAGGTGGCTGTGCTCAGTGGGTACCTGTCTGGGCATAGAAAATGCCAGGGCAGGCAAACCAGCATCAGAAGATGGCTAAGGCAGGAGTGGGGCCTATCCTGTTCACTTCCACACTTTGGTCTACTTTGGTTTTTATGATAAAGCAGGGATAGAGGAGAAAATAACTTAGAATTCTGAAAAACTTAAAAGCGGAGAAACGGTGACATTTAGTGACTTACTACATGTGAAAAATTGGTACTTTTCCTGGATTTTGCCTGGACTTTTTTCTCCCAAATTAGTATATTCTAGTCATGCCTAACTATGCTATTCTTTGTCTAGATGAACAAGAGAACTGGGCAACCCATGATCCACATCTACCTGGACAAGGAAACAGGAAAGCCCAAAGGCGATGCCACAGTGTCCTATGAAGACCCACCTACTGCCAAGGCTGCCGTGGAATGGTTTGATGGTGAGATGTACTCACTGGCATTCTTAATCTCCCTGGCTATAGAGTATGGCATGAGGGAGAAACTTGTGAACCATAGGAGCAAGAAGACCTTCCATCTCTTCCTGGGGGAGGTAGATGGCCGGTCTCCCTTCAGTAGTATTAGCACCCAGCCATTGACCCTGGATTTGGAGatccctttattttcaggcaTTAGTATTACAAATCAACCTTGCTTAAAGTGGCAAACACTTCCTAAGCACAGATTATCAGAAGGtacagaaaacccttcaaaagaaCATCTTAGCCAGTGTACATTtgcatatagataaatatatatatttaaatgtatagataaatatatatatttaaatgaggCCTTGACATTAATGGTGGGATTTCACTTCAGACAAAACCAACTTGAAAGCATTGAATGACTTGGCCATGtccagtggcttgcacctgtaatcccagcactttgggaggccaacattggtgcattgcttgaatccaggggcttgagaccagcctggggaacatggcaaaaccctgtctctacaaaaaaaatacaaaaattagccaggtgttgtggcacactCCTATACCTATAgtaccagccactcaggaggctgaggtgggaggatcacttgagcccggggagTTTGAagctccagtgagctgagattgcaccactgcactccaacctgggcaacagagcaagactctgtctcaaagaaagtgTCAAATAACAAGTCCTGGTTCTGTTTTCTTGGCcatgcagtcagcttcccaccaGCTTATTTTCCTCCTTATGGTAGACAGTGTTTTTtgcttgtgttgtttttttttgagacggtctcactttgtcacccaggctggagtgcagtgacacaagccatctcagcttactgcaacctccacctcccaggttcaagccaatCTTGTGCGTCAGCCACTCGAGTAGCTGCTctactacaggcgcatgtcaccacgcccagctaacttttgtattttttaatagagatggggtttcaccatgttggtcaggctgtagGAAGGTTTTTAAGTATATTTAAGTATGGcctttttctggccaggcacaatggctcttgcctataatcctaccactttaggaggccaaggcaggaggattgcttgaaccaaggagttcactagcagcctgggcaacctagtgagacactGCTTCTACAAACAATTTTgtaaaattagtcgggcatggtgatgcgtgcctgtagtcccagctacttgggaggattgcttgagcaagtGAgattgaaactgcagtgagctgtgccactgcactccagcccgggcaacagtgaaacccccatctcaaaaacagccTTTTTCTGGCCTTGTCATTAAAGATCTTAGAGAAGATTACAGGCAGACCTAATGCATCTGGGAGTGGTCATTTGATGATGTTGTGGAGTTGGTGAACAGGGAGTATAGGGGAGTAATTGATGTTCTGTTGTCTTGTTCCAGGGAAAGATTTTCAAGGGAGCAAACTTAAAGTCTCCCTTGCTCGGAAGAAGCCTCCAATGAACAGTATGCGGGGTGGTATGCCACCCCGTGAGGGCAGAGGGATGCCACCACCACTCCGCGGAGGTACTTTTTCTGAGCTCCTATGTTGCATTAAAAGGTTTTCAGTACACTTCATACCCTTGAGAAACTTGATTATTAGAGTGAAGAAACATAAAATTGTGTGTAGAGTCAATACTAGACTATTGTCAATACTAGACTATTGAGAGCTAACAATGAATGTTTGTCGGGAGTAAAGGGAAGAGAAGAATATGGGAGGCTGGAAGCCACTCTGCCTGTCAACTCCAGACTGCCATTTATTCAGCTTTGGTTGTGTCTGTATAGACATGCCTATTCCTTACAGAATTGTGGGagttcagccaggtgcagtggctcacgcctgtaatcccagcactttgggaggctgaggtgggcggatcacctgaggtcaggagtttaagaccagcctggccaacatggtgaaactccctctctactaaaaatacaaaaattagccgggtatggtggtgcatgcctgtaatcccagctactcgggaggctgaggcaggagaattgtttgaatctggggggtggaggttgcagtgagcaaagatcgtgccactgcactccagcctgggcaacagtgtgagactccgtctccaaaaaaaaaaaattgtgggagCTCTGTTTCTGTAGAGCACGTGGAACACGCTCCTCACAGGGAAGGGGGCTGATGGCCTGAGCCACACGGAAACACGGAACAGGTGATGGGGAAATGACAGCAGTAGTATCTGTGGGTTTACttagtgatttttatttcctatagCAAATTTGGTGCTACAGAGAAATGATTTGCTGTTTCTTGTTGTAGGTCCAGGAGGCCCAGGAGGTCCTGGGGGACCCATGGGTCGCATGGGAGGCCGTGGAGGAGATAGAGGAGGCTTCCCTCCAAGAGGACCCCGGGGTTCCCGAGGGAACCCCTCTGGAGGAGGAAACGTCCAGCACCGAGCTGGAGACTGGCAGTGTCCCAATCCGTATGTACTTGTCTTGGCAAATTGATACCCTACGAGTGAAGCCACCCTTCCCTCACCCCATCCCCACTCTAGAGTGgattgctctgtctagaggaacagaatgatGACCTTGATGGCTGGTTAGGGACACTAGTCAGCCATTCACTGGATGCTTCAGAGCCTTCTGAAGATTGATTTGACCTGTCCTGTGGGTGCAATGCTGCCTGAGGCTGTGCCCTAAAGTATGGGTGTACATAGATCCTCTTGATAGTGAGTGTGTACCTGTTCACACACCACCTTTCCTTGTTTATCTTCCTTAGTTCAATTGGTGATTTCTGCTGTGATGTAATTGTATGCAGGGGTTGTGGAAACCAGAACTTCGCCTGGAGAACAGAGTGCAACCAGTGTAAGGCCCCAAAGCCTGAAGGCTTCCTCCCGCCACCCTTCCCGCCCCCGGGTAGGTGCAGGTTTCATGAGTGTCCCCTCAGCTTCCTGGtgctaaacctcttttcttatttgtGGGCTTGGTAAACTGCAGTTGCCCTCTGCTTAACAACTTTGAGTTGTCGTGTCCTCATTTCTAAATTGCCAGCCCAATGCTGAGATTGAGTGAAGTGTCTGGTTTGTTCTGCTGTGAGAGAAGGAAGCAGAGCAGCTTCCACAGTGTCCACAGGGCCTCTGCAGCCACCCACTGACTGCTTTTGCCCTGCTATTCTCACCTTAGGTGGTGATCGTGGCAGAGGTGGCCCTGGTGGCATGCGGGGAGGAAGAGGTGGCCTCATGGATCGTGGTGGTCCCGGTGGAATGTTCAGAGGTGGCCGTGGTGGCGACAGAGGTGGCTTCCGTGGTGGCCGGGGCATGGACCGAGGTGGCTTTGGTGGAGGAAGACGAGGTGGCCCTGGGGGGCCCCCTGGACCTTTGATGGAACAgatgggaggaagaagaggaggacgTGGAGGACCTGGAAAAATGGATAAGTAAGTGCTGGTGAAAAGGCACAGTAAGAGGACAGCCCCTCCCAGCTTGGTTGGCGCAAGTCCTCATGGTGCTAGGAAGCTTGTGATAGTGCTTGGGAGGAGCCAGGAAGGGGCACCTGAGGGCTCTGGAAGGGCTTCCTCACCCCTTCCCATTCATTCTAACCAAAGGGCCCTCTTTACCTTGCAGAGGCGAGCACCGTCAGGAGCGCAGAGATCGGCCCTACTAGATGCAGAGACCCCGCAGAGCTGCATTGACtaccagatttattttttaaaccagaaaatgttttaaatttataattccatatttataatgTTGGCCACAACATTATGATTATTCCTTGTCTGTACTTTAGTATTTTTCACCATTTGTGAAGAAACATTAAAACAAGTTAAATGGTAGTGTgcggagttttttttttccttcttttaaaaatggttgTTTAACTAAGACTTTAACAATGGGAACCCCTTGTGAGCATGCTCAGTATCATTGTGGAGAACCAAGAGGGCCTCTTAACTGTAACAATGTTCATGGTtgtgatgtttttttttttttttaaataaaattccaaatgTTTATAAACAGTcatccttctcagcctctgttcCACAGTCACTGTGTGTCTGCTGGGAGCatgctcccaccccaccccacccaggagAGGGGTGCCTTCCAGGTAAACGGTTTGTTCAGGGGAAATAAGCGGTTGTGACATGGAAACAGACTCTGGCCCTGATGCAGCCTCTGAGACCCACTAGTGTCCAAAGGTTCAAGGGGAGATCCAGGTAAGGGAGGCATAGGAAGAACTGGAAATAACTTTGCCTTCCATGGGATCACGGATCAGGCACTAGGAGCATCTAAGGGGCTGCTCCCTCAGGTGAGGGACGATCCCTCTCAGGCGGACTGGGTCGAGTCCTCTCATCCCCAGCACTTCTGGGCATGCATTGTGTGCACCTCTGCTGTTTCTTTCCCTGGTCATTTCCTGTTCTGTGTTTGACTCCCTGCGTTTGGAAAACCCTCCCTTAACCAGCCATCATCCCCTTCTCTCCATCAAACCATCTTCCTGGCCCTTTCTACAGGAAGCGCATGGAAAGAGCTGTGTCCGCCCCTCCCTCTCTGGAACCCACTTCATTCTTCACCTGCACTAAAACAAGCAGCTCTCAGTCACCAACCACCTCTAATGTTGCCGAATCAATGGTCTTTCCTTCTCTGTTCTCCCATCTCCTTCAttgcttcctttttctcctaTCCCTAAATGCAGGAAGGCCCCAAGGCTAGCATTGCGCTCCGCTGAGCCCCCACACTGCCTGGCTGTCCTTTCCATACTGTGGCTTTAGCCCTTTCTCCCTAGGGCCAACTGGGCTTGGGTGCATGATGGGTGTAGAGCAGGGCTTGCTCTTGTCCCATCCTGCCTACACTACACCCCAGTTCAGCAAACACACACCTGCCCCAAACCTTGGAGTCATCCATGACCCATTCTCAAACCCCAGCCCCCAACCTAGCTCTCTTCCAAATCCAGGGCGGTGCAAatccacccacagcccccacctctATGACGCCACCTCACTGGGTTCCCTGCTTCTCCCCTCAGTATCTCCAGCCCTTCCTCAGAAGCCAGACCAaggtttgtggggttttttgttgttgtttgagatggtcttgctctcaccaaggctggagtacagtggtgcaatcacagcttcaCCTCTtgagctgagtagctgggactacaggtgtagcacccggctaatttttttgatgtttttgtacAGACCAGGtctcattgttgcccaggctggtctcaacttgggctcaagtgatcatcccaccttgacctctcaaagtgctaggattacaggcgtaagccaccacacttggcccaaaCCAACTTGACACGGGAGGTCATCCCCAGTCTCAAAACCATTTGGTGGCTCCAAGCATGCTTGCCATGCCCCAAAAGACCTCTGGGACCCCAGCTCCCCTGCTCTACCTTGCACGCCAGTCCAGCACTGTTCCTCAAGGGGCCGAGGACGCTCTCACCGCAGCCTTGGTGTGTCAGAGCCAAGATGCACACATACCTAGGAGGCCCAAACTCGACTAGGGCATCACTGGGTCCCTGCGtcgtgccaggcactgcactaagTACCTCCGTGCGTTTAATTCCTAATAACCTTCAAGGCAGGCAACATAGGACAGCCACACGTCAGCTGAGATGGGAATAGAGAGGTCAAGGGAGGACTTGCCATTGAGAGGCTGAATTGAGCTAAGGGTGGTCGCCCTCCAGACCCCGCATGCTCACCCTCCCACCAACCCACTGTATACAGGCACCTGCTTCTGAAAAGGATGGGTGCTCTGACATGACCCGCATGCTGCCAGCACTAAGGGAAGACAAGCAGCCTGCTCTGGAAGCTGCTACTGCACAAGCATCCGTCAGACTCTGGCATTGCATAGGCTCCCCAGGAGTAGCCTTATGTCCCTGCCGAGAGGGGTTTGTCACTGGCACTAAATAGCCCTGGTAGAGATGTTTACAGCAGGCAGGTCTATTTTTCTCAGCCCAAAGAAACTTCTGGACGCTCTGGGCACAGATGCCCTCAGGCAGCATGGATTCCGAGCCTGTCTCAAAGGGCTGCACGAAGCTGGCTGGTGCCAGGGCATGAAGGAGGTGGGCAGGGCAGAGAGCAGAGCAGGTGGAGAAAAAGCCTAGCCTCTACCCACACCCGGGTCAAACTCCCCAAAAGCACCTAGACTAAAAGTTGCCAACACAAACTTGAGGTCCCACGAGGCCACATGGCACAAGCCTGGGCAAAGGTGGCGGGGTCCATGGGGAGACTGATCTATGCCCACAGGGAGTGGCTCCCCTGCTCGACGGGGAAGAGCGCAGGgctgcagcaacagcagcagcagcagctgtggaGCTGAGGACAGTGCAGTCTGTGACAGGGACAACAGCTGGCCCTCGTGCTGTCCCCTCATACCCCACTCCTGACAGATCTGCTGGGCGCAGGGCCGGCAGTGAGGACAGTGTGATGCAGGCAGGTTGGAAAGAGCCCACTTGGGTTTTCCAGTTTTGCGTCTCTCTTGTGAAGGGCACTGGAGGCAGCTCAGGGTCACCTGTCCCACAGCCAGAGCAGGAGCTGACCAGCAGGTGTCCTTGGAGCTGAGCCCACACCTGGACACAGCAGCTGGAAGCCTCCTGCGAGTCCCTCACTTAGCCTGGGCTGTGCTCAGAGCCTCAGTCCAGACTGGAGAATTTGGAGTTCTAATCCAACCAGTGCCAGAGGTTCCTGGAGCTGCCCGGTAGCAGGGATGTAGGCCACAATGAGAGTTTTGCCACAGCCATCATCTGACCTCTAGCTGCAACCAAGGCCAAGCAGGCTGCTGGCTGGCACCCAGCAGTGGGCGCAAGAAACTGGCTATGTGCCCTCTGGCCAAAGGCCAGAAGGAGCCCACATGGGAGCCACAGCATTCTGTGCATAGAGGTGGGTGGCCTCAAGGGCCCGTGCAGATGAGCTCAGGGTCTCTATAGCCCAAACCTCCTGTCCCTCCAGCAGTTTCTGTGGTTTCTCTTGGTCCTGCAAGGAACAAGGGAGACCATGTAGAGGCTGAGGCTTTCCCAGAGGTGGCCCCACAGGCCCTGGGCCACCACACGACAGAGGGGGTCAAAGCTACGGTCTACCATGCCCTGGGCCAGGGGTCTGACCCCCCAGTGAGGTCTGCACCATAGCAGCTACATGTCCTAGAATCAGGTGGGAGGCTGTGGTCTAGAACAGGCCTCTTATCACCAGCCACAGCTcatgggagagaaggaggaaggaatctcgtgtgtgtgtgtgtgtgtgtgtgtgtgtgtgtgtgtgtgtgtgtgtgtgtgtggtgtgtggtgtgtgtgtgtgtgtgtgtgacggagtctcgctctgtcgcccagactggagtgcagtggcgcaatctctgctcactgcaagctctgcctcctgggctcacgccattctcctgcctcagcctctggagtagctgggactacaggcactcgccaccacgcccagagaattttttgtatttttagtggagacggggtttcaccgtgttaaccaggatggtctcgatctcccgacctcatgatccacccgcctcggcctcccaaagtgccgcgattacaggcgtgagctaccgagCCCAGCAGAAGGAATCTCTTTATAATCCCTCCTCCCCAGAGAAGCGGATATGCTGAGCCAGGCCACACTGAGCTGGGTAGTGGCATTATTTTTCACAACCCCATGATGTAACTACTACTACTGTCCCATTCTGCAGATGGTgccactgaggctcagggagcttCACCATCCCACCCAATGACCAATGACAGAGCGTGGGTTCCATCCAACTTCACCCATGTCCAAAACCCCAAAATGCAGCAAGGTAGGTATAAGCAGGAGTCAAATTCCTGCACAGCTGCTGGCTACACATATCCCatgccttctctgggcctcagtttgccCAAATTGTAAAATGAGAACACCTAAGAGTATCATAGCTCATCGGGGTATTTTGAAGATGAAACTGTTAAATGTCCACACCCTGATtcacccccaccccaaacctgcaaccctcctccacctccag includes:
- the EWSR1 gene encoding RNA-binding protein EWS isoform X7, which codes for MASTDYSTYSQAAAQQGYSAYTAQPTQGYAQTTQAYGQQSYGTYGQPTDVSYTQAQTTATYGQTAYATSYGQPPTGYTTPTAPQAYSQPVQGYGTGAYDTTTATVTTTQASYAAQSAYGTQPAYPAYGQQPAATAPTRPQDGNKPTETSQPQSSTGGYNQPSLGYGQSNYSYPQVPGSYPMQPVTAPPSYPPTSYSSTQPTSYDQSSYSQQNTYGQPSSYGQQSSYGQQSSYGQQPPTSYPPQTGSYSQAPSQYSQQSSSYGQQSSFRQDHPSSMGVYGQESGGFSGPGENRSMSGPDNRGRGRGGFDRGGMSRGGRGGGRGGMGAGERGGFNKPGGPMDEGPDLDLGPPVDPDEDSDNSAIYVQGLNDSVTLDDLADFFKQCGVVKMNKRTGQPMIHIYLDKETGKPKGDATVSYEDPPTAKAAVEWFDGKDFQGSKLKVSLARKKPPMNSMRGGMPPREGRGMPPPLRGGPGGPGGPGGPMGRMGGRGGDRGGFPPRGPRGSRGNPSGGGNVQHRAGDWQCPNPSIGDFCCDVIVCRGCGNQNFAWRTECNQCKAPKPEGFLPPPFPPPGGDRGRGGPGGMRGGRGGLMDRGGPGGMFRGGRGGDRGGFRGGRGMDRGGFGGGRRGGPGGPPGPLMEQMGGRRGGRGGPGKMDKGEHRQERRDRPY